The proteins below are encoded in one region of Salvelinus fontinalis isolate EN_2023a chromosome 10, ASM2944872v1, whole genome shotgun sequence:
- the LOC129863715 gene encoding torsin-1A-like, which produces MNNKNPIKPLVLSLHGWTGTGKNLVSQLIAENIYKEGMASSCVHQFVSTVHFPHSSQIENYKSQLQQWIKGNVTNCPRSMFIFDGMDKMHPGLNDCIKPYLSYYDNLDGVSYRQAIFIFLSNAGGGQITQVALDFWKAGRDREEIKLHDLEPALSLSVFNNKKSGLWPSSLMDRNLVDFVVPFLPLEYRHVLLCGMAEMSAKGLEPNQDVVDKMARDMVYFPKSDKIFSVNGCKTIGSKLDYYT; this is translated from the exons ATGAACAATAAAAACCCTATAAAGCCCCTGGtgctctctctacatggctggaCTGGCACAGGGAAGAACTTAGTCAGCCAGTTGATAGCTGAAAACATCTACAAGGAGGGCATGGCCAGCAGTTGCGTCCATCAGTTTGTGTCTACAGTGCACTTTCCTCATTCGAGTCAGATTGAGAACTACAAG TCTCAGCTGCAGCAGTGGATCAAAGGCAACGTCACCAACTGCCCACGTTCCATGTTCATCTTTGACGGGATGGACAAGATGCACCCTGGCCTAAACGACTGTATAAAGCCCTACCTCAGTTACTACGACAATCTGGATGGGGTCTCGTACCGCCAAGCCATCTTCATCTTCCTCAG CAATGCTGGAGGAGGGCAAATCACGCAGGTGGCCCTGGACTTCTGGAAAGCAGGTCGAGACCGAGAGGAGATAAAGTTGCATGACTTAGAACcagctctctccctgtctgtgttcAACAACAAGAAGA GTGGGTTGTGGCCCTCGAGTCTGATGGACAGGAACCTAGTTGACTTCGTTGTCCCCTTCCTGCCTCTGGAGTACAGACACGTGCTGCTGTGTGGCATGGCAGAAATGTCTGCCAAGGGCCTGGAGCCCAACCAGGATGTGGTCGACAAGATGGCCAGAGACATGGTCTATTTCCCCAAGAGCGATAAGATCTTCTCCGTCAATGGCTGCAAGACCATCGGCAGCAAGCTAGATTACTACACATAG
- the LOC129863713 gene encoding torsin-1A-like isoform X4 yields MKATYKTYFVYYVLISSVFVNAFEPISTTFMVGLGVAAVGRKLYNYVYENCDSKWIAFNSTGLEAALDQKLFGQHVASKVIQKAVTGFMNNKNPKKPLVLSLHGWTGTGKNFVSQLIAENVYKEGMASSFIHQFVSTAHFPHLSQIEDYKSQLQQWVKGNVTNCPRSMFIFDEMDKMHPGLIDCIKPYLDYYENLDGVSYRQAIFIFLSNAGGEHITQVALDFWKAGRDREEIQLHDLEPALSLSVFNNKKSGLWHTSLIDKNLVDFFVPFLPLEFRHVLLCGMAEMSAKGLKPDQDVVDQMARDLVYFPKSEKIFSGKGCKTIGGKLDYYT; encoded by the exons ATGAAAGCAACATACAAAACCTACTTCGTATATTATGTGTTGATATCGAGTGTTTTTGTGAATGCGTTCGAACCAATCTCAACCACATTTATGGTCGGTTTGGGAGTTGCAGCAGTGGGGCGGAAATTATACAATTATGTATATGAAAATTGCGATTCAAAATGGATTGCTTTTAATTCAACAG GTTTGGAAGCGGCCCTAGATCAGAAGCTGTTTGGTCAACATGTTGCCTCAAAAGTCATCCAGAAAGCTGTAACGGGTTTCATGAACAATAAAAACCCTAAAAAGCCCCTGGtgctctctctacatggctggaCTGGCACAGGGAAGAACTTCGTCAGCCAGTTGATAGCTGAAAACGTCTACAAGGAGGGCATGGCCAGCAGTTTCATCCATCAGTTTGTTTCTACAGCTCATTTCCCTCATCTGAGTCAGATTGAGGACTACAAG TCTCAGCTGCAGCAGTGGGTCAAAGGCAATGTCACCAACTGCCCACGTTCCATGTTCATCTTTGACGAGATGGACAAGATGCACCCTGGCCTGATCGACTGTATAAAGCCCTACTTGGATTACTACGAAAATCTCGACGGGGTCTCCTACCGCCAAGCCATCTTCATCTTCCTCAG CAACGCTGGAGGAGAGCACATCACGCAGGTGGCCCTGGACTTCTGGAAAGCAGGTCGAGACCGAGAGGAGATACAATTGCATGACTTAGAACCAGCTCTCTCCCTGTCCGTGTTCAACAACAAGAAGA GTGGGTTGTGGCACACCAGTCTCATAGACAAGAACCTAGTTGACTTCTTTGTCCCCTTCCTGCCTCTGGAGTTCAGACACGTGCTGCTGTGTGGCATGGCAGAGATGTCTGCCAAGGGCCTGAAGCCTGACCAGGACGTGGTCGACCAGATGGCCAGAGACTTGGTCTATTTCCCAAAGAGCGAGAAAATCTTCTCCGGCAAGGGCTGCAAGACCATCGGTGGCAAGCTAGATTACTACACGTAG
- the LOC129863713 gene encoding torsin-1A-like isoform X1, giving the protein MRPFFLLGLLLSNITATAAIEPISTSIAVGMAAALTGFLATYQNVFYYFHECCRPEWISFNSSGLEAALDQKLFGQHVASKVIQKAVTGFMNNKNPKKPLVLSLHGWTGTGKNFVSQLIAENVYKEGMASSFIHQFVSTAHFPHLSQIEDYKSQLQQWVKGNVTNCPRSMFIFDEMDKMHPGLIDCIKPYLDYYENLDGVSYRQAIFIFLSNAGGEHITQVALDFWKAGRDREEIQLHDLEPALSLSVFNNKKSGLWHTSLIDKNLVDFFVPFLPLEFRHVLLCGMAEMSAKGLKPDQDVVDQMARDLVYFPKSEKIFSGKGCKTIGGKLDYYT; this is encoded by the exons ATGCGACCGTTTTTTCTGTTGGGGCTTCTGTTGTCGAACATCACTGCGACGGCGGCGATTGAGCCCATCAGTACCAGCATAGCGGTTGGTATGGCTGCGGCTCTCACCGGCTTTCTCGCAACCTACCAGAACGTGTTTTACTATTTCCACGAATGTTGTAGACCAGAGTGGATCTCCTTCAACAGCTCAG GTTTGGAAGCGGCCCTAGATCAGAAGCTGTTTGGTCAACATGTTGCCTCAAAAGTCATCCAGAAAGCTGTAACGGGTTTCATGAACAATAAAAACCCTAAAAAGCCCCTGGtgctctctctacatggctggaCTGGCACAGGGAAGAACTTCGTCAGCCAGTTGATAGCTGAAAACGTCTACAAGGAGGGCATGGCCAGCAGTTTCATCCATCAGTTTGTTTCTACAGCTCATTTCCCTCATCTGAGTCAGATTGAGGACTACAAG TCTCAGCTGCAGCAGTGGGTCAAAGGCAATGTCACCAACTGCCCACGTTCCATGTTCATCTTTGACGAGATGGACAAGATGCACCCTGGCCTGATCGACTGTATAAAGCCCTACTTGGATTACTACGAAAATCTCGACGGGGTCTCCTACCGCCAAGCCATCTTCATCTTCCTCAG CAACGCTGGAGGAGAGCACATCACGCAGGTGGCCCTGGACTTCTGGAAAGCAGGTCGAGACCGAGAGGAGATACAATTGCATGACTTAGAACCAGCTCTCTCCCTGTCCGTGTTCAACAACAAGAAGA GTGGGTTGTGGCACACCAGTCTCATAGACAAGAACCTAGTTGACTTCTTTGTCCCCTTCCTGCCTCTGGAGTTCAGACACGTGCTGCTGTGTGGCATGGCAGAGATGTCTGCCAAGGGCCTGAAGCCTGACCAGGACGTGGTCGACCAGATGGCCAGAGACTTGGTCTATTTCCCAAAGAGCGAGAAAATCTTCTCCGGCAAGGGCTGCAAGACCATCGGTGGCAAGCTAGATTACTACACGTAG
- the LOC129863194 gene encoding torsin-1B-like codes for MVCVFTAVTIPQSQLQQWIKGNVTNCPRSMFIFDEMDKMHPGLIDCIKPYLDYYENLDGVSYRQAIFIFLSNAGGEQINKVALDFWKAGQDREEMKLHDLEPALSLSVFNNKSGLWHTSLIDKNLVDFFVPFLPLEYRQVLLCGMAEMSAKGLEPNQDVVDQMARDLVYFPKSERIFSVNGCKTINRRLNYYT; via the exons ATGG TCTGTGTTTTTACTGCTGTGACCATCCCCCAGTCTCAGCTGCAGCAGTGGATCAAAGGCAACGTCACCAACTGCCCACGTTCCATGTTCATCTTTGACGAGATGGACAAGATGCACCCTGGCCTGATCGACTGTATAAAGCCCTACTTGGATTACTACGAAAATCTGGACGGGGTCTCGTACCGCCAAGCCATCTTCATCTTCCTCAG CAACGCTGGAGGAGAGCAAATCAATAAGGTGGCCCTGGACTTCTGGAAAGCAGgtcaagacagagaggagatgaaATTGCATGACTTAGAACCAGCTCTCTCCCTGTCCGTGTTCAACAACAAGA GTGGGTTGTGGCACACCAGTCTCATAGACAAGAACCTAGTTGACTTCTTTGTCCCCTTCCTGCCTCTGGAGTACAGACAGGTGCTGCTGTGTGGCATGGCAGAGATGTCCGCCAAGGGCCTGGAGCCCAACCAGGACGTGGTCGACCAGATGGCCAGAGACTTGGTCTATTTCCCAAAGAGCGAGAGGATCTTCTCCGTCAATGGCTGCAAGACCATCAACAGAAGGCTAAATTACTACACATAG
- the LOC129863713 gene encoding torsin-1B-like isoform X5 yields the protein MRPFFLLGLLLSNITATAAIEPISTSIAVGMAAALTGFLATYQNVFYYFHECCRPEWISFNSSGLEAALDQKLFGQHVASKVIQKAVTGFMNNKNPKKPLVLSLHGWTGTGKNFVSQLIAENVYKEGMASSFIHQFVSTAHFPHLSQIEDYKSQLQQWVKGNVTNCPRSMFIFDEMDKMHPGLIDCIKPYLDYYENLDGVSYRQAIFIFLSLFCSCP from the exons ATGCGACCGTTTTTTCTGTTGGGGCTTCTGTTGTCGAACATCACTGCGACGGCGGCGATTGAGCCCATCAGTACCAGCATAGCGGTTGGTATGGCTGCGGCTCTCACCGGCTTTCTCGCAACCTACCAGAACGTGTTTTACTATTTCCACGAATGTTGTAGACCAGAGTGGATCTCCTTCAACAGCTCAG GTTTGGAAGCGGCCCTAGATCAGAAGCTGTTTGGTCAACATGTTGCCTCAAAAGTCATCCAGAAAGCTGTAACGGGTTTCATGAACAATAAAAACCCTAAAAAGCCCCTGGtgctctctctacatggctggaCTGGCACAGGGAAGAACTTCGTCAGCCAGTTGATAGCTGAAAACGTCTACAAGGAGGGCATGGCCAGCAGTTTCATCCATCAGTTTGTTTCTACAGCTCATTTCCCTCATCTGAGTCAGATTGAGGACTACAAG TCTCAGCTGCAGCAGTGGGTCAAAGGCAATGTCACCAACTGCCCACGTTCCATGTTCATCTTTGACGAGATGGACAAGATGCACCCTGGCCTGATCGACTGTATAAAGCCCTACTTGGATTACTACGAAAATCTCGACGGGGTCTCCTACCGCCAAGCCATCTTCATCTTCCTCAG TTTGTTTTGCTCATGTCCATAG